Below is a window of Apis mellifera strain DH4 linkage group LG15, Amel_HAv3.1, whole genome shotgun sequence DNA.
aaaaacttttaattttattttgcagacaaaaaataaaatttccacttttataaatttattatacaagagAATGATCCTGTTTGCAACTACCAAGTACACAATACTAAAAACCAATTTCGTGGTGGCGACCTTTTCGTCCTGTCATATGATGTTTTCGTTCAATTAAACCGAATGAAAGTGTGTCAACTTTGcgaagaaaaatatgcaatGTGTTGATTCTTCTAAGCATCGAAGGAAGGATGTCTATCAACCGACTGAAGACAGATACCAGTATGGACATCCTTTTAACTCGCTTGGACAGGATCCTCACGTGTCAATGGTTGTCTGTTGTCTTTAGTTACACATCAACATGATGACacagataattttaaacgacTATTTTATCATACTATAGAAGATCTATTTCGTTTGGTcgaagaatgaaagaagataGAATTCGCAGAAATccgatttttatccttttccttttaaattttatttattaatttctttttattattttatttttattattatttattattttatttttttttctagaataaaaataatattatatttaatgtataaaatataatatttacgacattaataataatataatattaatattataataagtaattaattattaattatatttattctaattttctgatgcaaaattaaaatgaaagatatacaAGATatgttatgatattaaatgaggaatatttttatggtgttaaaaaaaaaaataattatatttttaaaattttcattttttttattttaaaaatgtaaatgtaattcaattcattgaaaaataattaaaatatacaaagtaataataaaaattttaaaaaattagaatgaattttaaattagaaattaatattagaaatatattgatattattaaaattatataattttattattattaatttatattaataataatttcattcatgaattggaaaattgaaagaaaattgacgcatttaactttaattaaatattaaacattaaatatgataaaatatttcataaaattttaattttaaaaatgtgatgTCGAGaaggattataataataaataaatatttaaaaaataaataattaaaaaacaaataatgaaaataaatgttaagatTTATTCTGgcttaaatgaattattttaaatgaaattatttttgaaattttacatattaaatgaaataaaacataaaatcattcataaaatataaaattgcaaagttGATCTAGGTGCGTGACTttcaaataagataaaagaaagaaattgcacgaactataaaaaatataataactataaagACTATAtcaactataattattttttatattaattgcatataatagaaatatttctttactaacgtaatagaaaaaatgttatcaatactaaataataatatatgcaatCATTCATTATTACAAGTCagatgtaagaaaaaaaagagataaaaagaaattgtttatttatatttttcaatatattttgataatattaatgtaaattattaattaaaaattcaatttccattatttatttatttatttttatttgtcaaaCTAATTACactaaaactatattattatactacgaagaaaaaaagattaatatttcacgTACACaagatatcttataatttaaaattttattatcacatgatttgaagtttaaaatttcaatatatttatttattttgaaagatattcttttctttgattaaagatcatatttaaaattaaaaattataatttataactttttatataaattctgaaaaagtCATCTcattgagaattaattttatttaaagaaatactgcataaaagaatttacattCGAACTAATTTCTTTACTGGtacattgttataataatcgtGTTTTCTTGTAATCATTCATAATCGTGTTGCATAGTTGAAAAATGTATGTACAATAATTATCAACATGATTGAAGTCctgttattgattataaacgTGCAAATGTTTGCAAAACTAGCAAACTCGTTATTAAGCAACATTTATTCGCGTTATCGCACAAATATTAGCTTCGACATTCAAACGTAAAAGCAgacattatgaaatttttatgatacgtATAAAACCTAATGTGCAGGATATGTTATTCAACATGAGTGGCATATTTGAAATTGCATTGACACTAGTGGTTCGATAATGGGTCATCattgtttatattacattcttctaatattaaaaaacgttaTAAGAGATGACAGTGATTGCGAAgagcaatttttcaaattgcatATGATTCTatctaattaatgatatatttgcaattattacatacttattattattccattacaacattgaatataatatattatcgaataacatacgatgataaaatttaaatgattaagctatattaattgcaaactgaaatagataaaaacaaaaataaaaattgagtcATCGCAATCATTgctaacattttaatttttaattttgtttcattttttcattatatgcgcataaaatgattgaaattatattaatttagagaaaaacgtttattcaattaatttattaaagaattttttatttaatatttatggagTTTCTAATATCAATGTTGGATAAAAATAgttgttcattttatttaagttatagaaatgtcgaagaaaaataggaaacGGAAATTAGAAGGAGATGATCAGTCAATGGTCGACTGGGAacaagagaatatttttccagaggaaataaaaaatgaaatggaaacTATGTGGgaggtatatatttttataataataattattattatatatttttaattaaatattaacattaaacttttttatttatttatttagattccacaaatatttcatttccttcATTTGGCAAAAGAAGCTTTAAACATACCCCATTTGTCTATGTATGAAATGGAACGAATGCTTCTGATACCAAGAGCTTCTAAACAATTGGCAAATATAATGACATCCTTGTTaaggtaaaataatataattgcattaaaattattattattaatattattattatattaagttattaatattatacatatataaaattaacttaatatataaattcaaatgttcataaaagaaaaaaaatctaaattgttccattaaatccaaattatatttaaattatagctATTCAatgtgattaaataaataaaagtaaattaaattaaaaataacataataataatatataaatacataagcAAAgcataaattaacataaatattttattataaagtaattatttttaaattaataaaatttttaattttagttctCCCATAACAAAagcaaaattgagaaaaataccACCAATGCCGTACGAATTTTGGACAAATATCCTTgcttataaaatgaaaagttgGTTCAAAATTTACGAAGCTAAACACCAAAACGCAGTAAAAGTAagcatttatcatttttatgttGTAATGATGAttctctatatattatatataatattatcattatcactattattattattattattattattattatcaatattatcgaattattataacatactgtattatttcaaatatatgtataaattgattttatatataatagcattttatattacaataattagaaatataatgaatgattTTTAGGTTTTAGAAACTATCGGCGTAGAACCGGAATTTTGGAATGTTTTTCCTGATGCTCCTCTATTGAATGGAAAAGATTTTGAAGAACTGACTTTTAAACAAAAAGTTTGGCTTTTGAAAACAGTCTGTGATACAGTTAtggtatgaaaaaaataaattgcataatataatGCTTAATATgcttaatgaaaaatgaattttaaattaaaaattaaaattatctttttttatttgtatataaaataaatttatatattgtaatttcatttataaattttataatttaaatattggcaATATGTTTAATGtcagaatttaatttgattaataattttgtttattattgctataaaatataaatttttagcacACTAGAAAAACTGTGCAAGAGGAAATAGCCAAGCAACCATGGGAAAACCAATTTGAAACTGTTCTAGGCACTGATCGTTATGGAGcaagatacatttattttcctcAGTTTCTTAAAAGTGATTTGAGAATTTATAGACATTgtcttgataataaaattctatccaCAGTAAAggtatataattgttaataatttttgctcattatttttattaatttatttttttattaataattttttattaacaaaagattaattctatttcagCCAATCAAACctaaattaaaaacagaattagaaaacaaaacattaaatgaaaatgattctgtgaaaaagaaaactaaatatagaagaagaaaatctcGATGGAGTAATGGATTACCTccaaaatcaaagaaaaaaataagtaaatgtgATGACAAAGTTGTAAATGATTGCAAGTGCACTAGTGACAGTGCAATAGGCTCTTTGATAAATGAGGATACGAATTTTAGTAGTACAAGCACttgtagtaataataataataatagcaatactaataataataataatgataataatagtaataataataataatatcaacttAGATATTATCAATGTCGAAAGATTGAGAAGTTCGTCGAAGTGTTCGAAAGATGCATCCCAAAAAACATGCTGTAAAAGCACAAAATCAAGTGGTTACGATACAAGCAATTCTAATCACGTCATTTCTGGTAAGAGATTATctcaaaaaatgtttaaaggaTTTTCTGACAGTagtaataatgttaaatgtgatatagaaataatcaaCGGAATTTTGTCCAATCTAAAATCGGAAACtaacgaagaaaaagtaacagatgataatgatatatcTTTAACCCATGCttcgaaaaacaaattaaaattaaatccgaCAAGACAACAATATTTAGATTCAATGGatctacaaataaataaagataatcctGTAGATAgaacaattgataatttatctaCCACTTCAAAAACAGATGATGAAAAactaaatgaaattatcagtgcagaaaatttaaaattaaacgataaaagtTCAAATGATATTCATAATGTAAGAAAAACGCATCAAATATCGATTGTATCAAAATctgatgatgaaaaattaaatgaatcaaGAACTCATACTTATAACCAAGGAGATAATGTTaacttttctgaaaaaaaaacaggaagCAGAGTTCTTAgacaaaatggaaaatttaaagaacagAAATCAGATAATGAATCAGATCAAACAagtaaaacaaatgaaatagaatCATTTGATGATAAGGATCTTTCTTTGAGCGAATTAAGAAGCATGCTACAGAAGGAAGCAATGGaagatgatttttctttcgatgagAGTAGCGAGAATGGCAAATATAATcttagaaaattgaataataagaaaacaaaTGATTCGAAACAGGAAACAGATGATTTTAATGTGATGCTCTTGGAACTTAGTACTTCGAAATTTCAACTTGTAGCTGATAGTCTTAATTCATTGAGAgatcttatttcttctttttcacaaaaaagtaataatccaAGTACTGATACAGATACTGATGTatgtaatcattttttatttaaaatttctacttataatctttttttaatcatttttaattatattattttaggcTGAACTTATGCCTCCCTGTGAagtaaaattagttaaaaaaatgacAGAATTATTAACGTCTTTGGAAGAAATAGAACCAGCTTTACGAGATTCAATGAAAAGAGCAAGAGGAAAACTTCAAAAAGAATGGACTAATTTTAAAGAAgggtatatttattttgtatatataatatatcgcataatataattcattcatgATATCATatctcattaaatttaatctggGAAACAATAATGATcttaaacaagaaaaataaaatgtatatatttgataaatacattcttaaaatttatttaatattcccagattaaaaatttatcttacctGAAACCTCTTGAACTTGCTACAATTTGTACATGATCTGTAAAGTGGAACTTATCcacattttttcaataatattgttttctttatcAAGTGTGTATAACAGATAAGTTGCTGTATGTTGTAGCAGTGCGGAGGATCAGGACTCATCTGGGGAGGGTCTCGGCTCTAATTGGTGGGTTCTTGGATCGCAGGGCTATCAATTGCCAACTTCAGGAGACGCAACGTTACAAACGTTACCGCAACTTACCGTATCCTCAGCTGGCTCCCAAAACATCTCCAATAAAAACGACGAAGAAATCATTAAATGCACAGAACACAGTAAGAATGTCGAACAAGAATGTAAAGAACCCCAAGATGAGAATTCACAAAACGAAATACAAAGAGAACAATCTGAAAGAGACGAAAGTAACACAGCTCAAGAAAACACAGGAACTGAAGGAGAGACAAAAGAAGATTCAAGTGAAGAAGgtagaaattaaatgataatgaataattaatttaataaatcataaactatcgcataatacaaattttttttaataaaaaaaaaatcatataatactatcaaaaaattatataatgttcatataatatatattatgtatatgatGTTTAtggtatatatttacattttctaatataatattaaattttttgtaatattaaatttattccttcTATTATATGATGGTTTATATgatagtttataaaattttttcaatatagataattcaatatagataatcgaatttttttttataaaaatagaacatCAAACACGAAGAGTCTTACGAGCCCGAGGCGTTTCCTCATACACAGAACAATTTTATTCAGACGACGATATGGAGGAGAACGAGCTGGAGGAATGGACCGACTTTGAGGCCGTGTACGCGGCTCCCAGCACACAGACCAGTGCATCCACTCCACACTTTGGTCCGAAAGTCAGATATGCTGACGATAGGacaaacgaggaggaggactcAGACCAAGATTGGATTCTACCAAGCTCTcgcaaaaggaaaaataaacgtCCGTGTgagtatacaaatataaaatccttgtaattattttgtttttaaaatttaaaaaattattaataattgatgaataagtaatataataagtaaaagtaatataagtaataatataaatataaaataatatataaatataaaaattatgatgatattatgttttttaaaagtatttttattcatatgaataattaacatttaaaaaaattaaagaataaaatcatgaatacaaattatatttttagctgCCAATCGAAGATTAAAATCCTTTCAACATAAACtacaaaatatcaaagttGATGCTCTTCAAGATGCAGCAGAATCAAAAATAACTTCctcttctaataataaaattaataatgaaaaagaacgtcctaaaatcaaagaaatccAAATATGTAAACCAAAGAAATCTATCAATTCAGAGCCTTCTAACAAGAATATAGAAGAGAAACAAAAGGCtatgatagaaaataatcCTAAAGAAATAGTGCCTTCCACagaaataaattgcaaaatagaaaatgttgTAAGCGTACATTCGGAGCTGGACATTAAAGACGAAGGTCCGATCTATGATTCTGTACCAAAtcaaatcgataataattatgctacaaattttaattctaattatgtGATGCTTAAAGCTGATCATAATCcaatgaattattatgtaatgcAACCAAATTCCACAACTGTTGTTTCACAAAATGCAATTGTACAATCTGGACCAGTAGTCTCAAGTATCATACCACCAATTCAACATGGATATTACGTACAAGGgacacaaaattatattattcagaatCCACAGTCGAATTTCGTTCCTTCCCAACCATTTCAACCTCAAGGACCGCAAATGATAACACCACAACAATTTGTCGGTCACCCTGGTTATGTACCTTATATGGTATCTACAGCTCAACCTGGATATGCAACTACCGATTcacaaattatttctcaagAAATATCTCAAAGTACTTCGTTTCCAGTTCATCCTAATCCTGCTCCATTGACTAGACCTTCACAAAATAGGTATTCTATACCGAGACAGAACTATCCACATCCTAATGGAGCGGTTATAAGAAGTAGTATGCCCATAAGAGGAAATATCTCACGATCCAATAACTCTAGGATCACGAAAAACATTCAACAACAACGTAATACTGGTATTAGAATGcaaaaaccaaaaaaatcACAGACATCTTCAGAAAATACTGGTCAAAAAACTACTTCTTTGATCGTTCTTAGCGATAGTGATGATGAAATTGAGATGATTATTACAGAAAAAACGAATCCCGAGTCTGATggggaaaaaacaaaaacatctaaaagaaatacaatgcAGGCTAGGCAAAAACCAATGGTTACATCAGATTTAACAATTAAGCCAACAAAAGGTGCAATTCCTCCGCAAATAATTCAACGTATGAATCAAGGAGGAATTTCTATAACACCAGTTAAACCTACACCACCGGTTCAAAATACTAATACACAATTAGTGGTAGTTGTGAATGAAACTGGAAGCCATTATGCCTTAGCACTACCGAATGGAAGTAAATTGATTCTCACACCCGAACAAGTTGCGCAAATTCGAGCATCAAATGGTGGAAAActcatcttataaaattattttaattttaaatgaagaattttttctttttttaatgaatagaatatattcagATAATACATTTTGATCTCTGATTTActtatattactataatatacttttgacATTGATGTTCCTACAATATATAACAGAGATCTGTACAATATTTCTTGGATTCTATTGGACTCTATTTGtacgtaaatattaaaaacgataTATTAAGTTAACTAAAACATCtatctttcaaatatcaaatatctttcaaatatattgtttcaGTGAATGAATTTATTCCTGAAACATTTCACTTTATGCTTAAAAATTTacgcataaataattttgtgagctttatctatttaaaaaaagaaaatttataacacaTATTATACTTGCacgtttgaatataattaatatattttaataatgttttgaatatttctctttcatttataatgttaGAAAAATACTTGAAACCTGTGATGTCTAtatctttttgtatatttttgttacacCATGTTGAagcaatatttgtattaaattatacgaatttattggatattctaacgagatattaatttttgtcaagtttaaagaaaatttaaaatattataatttgtaaaaatcattttataaggtaagaatattatattttgcatattttataaaaatatgaaatattatactgTTTTATATCTAcaagttacaaatttttaattttcgattttgcaATTATGCATAttgtaaagaattattaattgcagAATAAATTATGGAgggatattttctatattgtcCAACTTCGAATgagatatcataaatatatgtatattattattaaacaccGTATGCATTTTTtagtcaataatataatatgtaaataatacatatttataaatgaatagaataatttataaaactattacttgacatttaaattatgaaaagctTTGATGTAAAACAatcattattctataaattttagtatCTAAAACTTTTGTAATATGGCTTATTAAAAACCAATGATAcataaaatgtatgaaattaaagatctagtaaatattgtaaaaattattaaaaatatatacaattcatttgcaattaataaataattaaaataattatattgtttaaattgttaaagcaAATAAATGCAAgtgagttatatatataatatttttagttttaaatttttgttatatctcaTCATGTATTTATTAgtcattaatttatcaatcataATTCTTGATGTGAACAAAATGTCATAATGTTATTCTGtttattatgcaatataaattaataatattttatgtacaaatcaaatatttattatgtaataagaagaaatttcaatgaaattttcattgatgaaattaatttttatttttatccaaaataatgaattttttccaaatattcaaaactaatatttttaatttaacaaatatcatttaaaaaatttatttttttcagaaataaatttaattatatttaaacaaaaatattattttacttgttagaaaaaactaattattaaatcattaaacataaaattatatattttataacttattctaaaatttcgaattttaaaaaataaatgaaaaacaaaacaaaaaagaattttaataacaaactgttttttattttttattttttattttatattttattttatgtacatgtaataatttacaaatgaaaatattatttattgctatatatcattttctttacaagctgatatatttataatacaaatatgctatattacaaaaatacattaaaaagcTTTGTACACTTTACAGTGAATAGGAAcgttaaacattttaataacaagcttgcttcttttaaaatatgaatcgcAAAATAActgaatttatttacaaatgtcactattaaatatcatatgaaaactgaaaaattaaattaccaataaattaagaaaataattaaaataattaaaatctggaaaaaatattaaattgatcataaaaaatttgtcaataattgtattataaaaaaaattattaatttacgaataatttttcttatcaatcattatttttaacttgatTCTTCTTATAGATATCTTTATCAAAAGCAAGGAATTTTGATAAACGTGAACCATTGTATGGTGTTTCACTTCCTGGTGGATGTAATCGCAtctaaaacaaacaaaaaatatttacaaaacatatacataaaaaaaaagatagaagttttttaaattgataatataattcattttcttcttttttttaatttgctcAAACaccatgaaataaatattacctaccacaatgtatatatgatgtttaatgtaaaatgtagTCTTCAGgttcatttcattcaaaattgatgaagtttaaaaataaatcaacacttttaattaataatttcagttaacaacaaattatatattttttataagtatgtaaacaaaattttatcatatttttaaaaaacatttaaaggcaaagaaaacattttataaactaatataaaaatgacttTCTTTTTATGTGATTGAACAacgaaatgattttaaatttcgaatataattaaatcttatttttatcataaaaattttagcattttatatatacacaaatgaATCAAACAAAAGGACGAAACAAAATAATGCAAGTTAATGTGCAATCGATTATTAGATATCGGTTATCATAATTATCGAAGCTTATTTGGAAATGTAATGATCAATTTGCCCAACTCCAATTATTTGttagttttattaatgttattatttaaaaaaaaatattacaaattccgGCCACCAAGCTCGGAAACTACTAAAATAGCACCggtaaaaatcttaattttaaaatacaaagaaaaaaaggaaatattaaatatttcatgtcacaaaacttaaaaaaaaaattataactgtgaaaatcaattttctaaaaacattCACAATATTGTTACGTGCTATAAGAACGTCTTAAATGTTtacattaatgatttaattaattgtttcatttgtaataattaattaatcgttttatAAAACACTTAAAAACTTATGTCTATTAATAAACTAATTGGCAGTTTGAATTTAGGAATCAAAAATGTAATGCTTTGTAATTATGGGACTGGAGATTGCAAGCTTGAGCATTAGTGGAGGACCCGGCATGATCATTTGCAAAATTGCACGCGATGTTTGATCGTGCAGCATCAATTTCTCATCTATTTCTCGACGAGGTCATCCATGGTGTTCTCATCTCCCTCCGCTTTGTTTCTGAATCGCTTCTGCAAGAAAACAAAACCGACACCAGTCGCGTTATACGTGATGAATATGGTGTTATATTGATGATAATCGAATGATGCGTGCATCACTAATATAAAACTTAGCttagcttatttttttttactgtgaTTTTGTGAGattcaattagaatttatattttaattaaatatcgatccaacatattgatattcatacatatctttcatttctctctctcttattaaattgtatcattttctatattattttatatatttgaagataattttttcttctattattttaatacatttgaacaacattcaaataaattcatgtAATAGaactttttaatacattaatattataataattaatcatctaattcaaagaaatattaaatcaacaatgtaatcttaaaatttaattctaatcatattta
It encodes the following:
- the LOC100578556 gene encoding uncharacterized protein LOC100578556 isoform X5 is translated as MSINRLKTDTIIEMSKKNRKRKLEGDDQSMVDWEQENIFPEEIKNEMETMWEIPQIFHFLHLAKEALNIPHLSMYEMERMLLIPRASKQLANIMTSLLSSPITKAKLRKIPPMPYEFWTNILAYKMKSWFKIYEAKHQNAVKVLETIGVEPEFWNVFPDAPLLNGKDFEELTFKQKVWLLKTVCDTVMHTRKTVQEEIAKQPWENQFETVLGTDRYGARYIYFPQFLKSDLRIYRHCLDNKILSTVKPIKPKLKTELENKTLNENDSVKKKTKYRRRKSRWSNGLPPKSKKKISKCDDKVVNDCKCTSDSAIGSLINEDTNFSSTSTCNIINVERLRSSSKCSKDASQKTCCKSTKSSGYDTSNSNHVISGKRLSQKMFKGFSDSSNNVKCDIEIINGILSNLKSETNEEKVTDDNDISLTHASKNKLKLNPTRQQYLDSMDLQINKDNPVDRTIDNLSTTSKTDDEKLNEIISAENLKLNDKSSNDIHNVRKTHQISIVSKSDDEKLNESRTHTYNQGDNVNFSEKKTGSRVLRQNGKFKEQKSDNESDQTSKTNEIESFDDKDLSLSELRSMLQKEAMEDDFSFDESSENGKYNLRKLNNKKTNDSKQETDDFNVMLLELSTSKFQLVADSLNSLRDLISSFSQKSNNPSTDTDTDAELMPPCEVKLVKKMTELLTSLEEIEPALRDSMKRARGKLQKEWTNFKEGSAEDQDSSGEGLGSNWWVLGSQGYQLPTSGDATLQTLPQLTVSSAGSQNISNKNDEEIIKCTEHSKNVEQECKEPQDENSQNEIQREQSERDESNTAQENTGTEGETKEDSSEEEHQTRRVLRARGVSSYTEQFYSDDDMEENELEEWTDFEAVYAAPSTQTSASTPHFGPKVRYADDRTNEEEDSDQDWILPSSRKRKNKRPSANRRLKSFQHKLQNIKVDALQDAAESKITSSSNNKINNEKERPKIKEIQICKPKKSINSEPSNKNIEEKQKAMIENNPKEIVPSTEINCKIENVVSVHSELDIKDEGPIYDSVPNQIDNNYATNFNSNYVMLKADHNPMNYYVMQPNSTTVVSQNAIVQSGPVVSSIIPPIQHGYYVQGTQNYIIQNPQSNFVPSQPFQPQGPQMITPQQFVGHPGYVPYMVSTAQPGYATTDSQIISQEISQSTSFPVHPNPAPLTRPSQNRYSIPRQNYPHPNGAVIRSSMPIRGNISRSNNSRITKNIQQQRNTGIRMQKPKKSQTSSENTGQKTTSLIVLSDSDDEIEMIITEKTNPESDGEKTKTSKRNTMQARQKPMVTSDLTIKPTKGAIPPQIIQRMNQGGISITPVKPTPPVQNTNTQLVVVVNETGSHYALALPNGSKLILTPEQVAQIRASNGGKLIL
- the LOC100578556 gene encoding putative uncharacterized protein DDB_G0282133 isoform X3, whose translation is MSKKNRKRKLEGDDQSMVDWEQENIFPEEIKNEMETMWEIPQIFHFLHLAKEALNIPHLSMYEMERMLLIPRASKQLANIMTSLLSSPITKAKLRKIPPMPYEFWTNILAYKMKSWFKIYEAKHQNAVKVLETIGVEPEFWNVFPDAPLLNGKDFEELTFKQKVWLLKTVCDTVMHTRKTVQEEIAKQPWENQFETVLGTDRYGARYIYFPQFLKSDLRIYRHCLDNKILSTVKPIKPKLKTELENKTLNENDSVKKKTKYRRRKSRWSNGLPPKSKKKISKCDDKVVNDCKCTSDSAIGSLINEDTNFSSTSTCSNNNNNSNTNNNNNDNNSNNNNNINLDIINVERLRSSSKCSKDASQKTCCKSTKSSGYDTSNSNHVISGKRLSQKMFKGFSDSSNNVKCDIEIINGILSNLKSETNEEKVTDDNDISLTHASKNKLKLNPTRQQYLDSMDLQINKDNPVDRTIDNLSTTSKTDDEKLNEIISAENLKLNDKSSNDIHNVRKTHQISIVSKSDDEKLNESRTHTYNQGDNVNFSEKKTGSRVLRQNGKFKEQKSDNESDQTSKTNEIESFDDKDLSLSELRSMLQKEAMEDDFSFDESSENGKYNLRKLNNKKTNDSKQETDDFNVMLLELSTSKFQLVADSLNSLRDLISSFSQKSNNPSTDTDTDAELMPPCEVKLVKKMTELLTSLEEIEPALRDSMKRARGKLQKEWTNFKEGSAEDQDSSGEGLGSNWWVLGSQGYQLPTSGDATLQTLPQLTVSSAGSQNISNKNDEEIIKCTEHSKNVEQECKEPQDENSQNEIQREQSERDESNTAQENTGTEGETKEDSSEEEHQTRRVLRARGVSSYTEQFYSDDDMEENELEEWTDFEAVYAAPSTQTSASTPHFGPKVRYADDRTNEEEDSDQDWILPSSRKRKNKRPSANRRLKSFQHKLQNIKVDALQDAAESKITSSSNNKINNEKERPKIKEIQICKPKKSINSEPSNKNIEEKQKAMIENNPKEIVPSTEINCKIENVVSVHSELDIKDEGPIYDSVPNQIDNNYATNFNSNYVMLKADHNPMNYYVMQPNSTTVVSQNAIVQSGPVVSSIIPPIQHGYYVQGTQNYIIQNPQSNFVPSQPFQPQGPQMITPQQFVGHPGYVPYMVSTAQPGYATTDSQIISQEISQSTSFPVHPNPAPLTRPSQNRYSIPRQNYPHPNGAVIRSSMPIRGNISRSNNSRITKNIQQQRNTGIRMQKPKKSQTSSENTGQKTTSLIVLSDSDDEIEMIITEKTNPESDGEKTKTSKRNTMQARQKPMVTSDLTIKPTKGAIPPQIIQRMNQGGISITPVKPTPPVQNTNTQLVVVVNETGSHYALALPNGSKLILTPEQVAQIRASNGGKLIL